A genomic region of Miscanthus floridulus cultivar M001 chromosome 3, ASM1932011v1, whole genome shotgun sequence contains the following coding sequences:
- the LOC136543195 gene encoding uncharacterized protein translates to MDGGCGLNIMYAKTLDEMGVDRTNLCPIQAPFHGVMPSRQAIPLGQIDLPITFGDQSNYRTKTLTFDVVGFLRTFHAILGRSCYVKFMAVPNYTYLKLKMSGSREVITIGTSFQHAYEYEVESCSHTIAVVASKELATLREEVAEKNA, encoded by the coding sequence atggacggaggctgcggcctcaacatcatgtacgccaagacgctcgatgagatgggcgtcgaccgaacgaacctctgccccatccaagcgcctttccatggcgtcatgcCTAGCAGACAGGCCATACCACTGGGACAGATTGATCTACctatcacttttggggatcagtccaattataggactaagaccctcaccttcgacgtggtagggttcctcagaaccttccacgccatccttggacgatcatgttacgtgaagttcatggccgtccccaactacacatacctcaaacTGAAGATGTCGGGTTCCCgcgaggtcatcaccatcggcacctccttccagcacgctTACGAGTACGAAGTCGAAAGTTGCAGCCACACCATCGCAGTCGTCGCCTCCAAggaactcgccaccctcagggaggaggttgccGAAAAAAACGCCTGA